GACGTAGAAAGAGAACCCTTCATTGAAAGAGCACCCAGGGCTTGGTGGGCAACTATCCTCAGACTCTGAGCTACTATCATTCTCTTGGTCACCGGCCATGAGCTCCTCATCATCAAGGCTCCAGATACTGTGAGTATCACTCCTGCGTTGGTCTTCCAGGTCAAGGCTTCGGCTCTCGACATTGATGTCATCATGGAAGCTCTGGATCTCATCAAGGTCCCAGCCTCCTTCTAGCACACAGCTCTGGCCACGGTACATCATGCGTTTCCTGCTGGAGCCATGGCCATGGTTCTCATCCAAACTCAGGTCATCTTCGGAGTCTTCATCGTCATAGGACTTAGCATGGTCAAGGGCCTCAGCACGGTTTCGGATTTCAGTAGGAGTAATAGTGTCATCACTGTGGAAGCCATTAAAGTGGATACCATAGCCATGAAGAGCCTGCTGGGAGGTGGAGGGGAGATCACTCAGGCTTTCTCCAGTGGCCAACTGGGCTTGGCCTGAGAGGGAAGACAGTGGACTGAGGCTTTCCGGGATGGCCAGCTGGGCCCGCTCTGAGGTGGACGCCAAAGAGCCGAGGCTTTCCGGGCTCGCCAGGGGGGCCTGTGCTGGGGTGGTGGGAAGAGAGCCGAATCCATCTTCCATGTTAATCAGGCCATCCTTTGAGGAGATAATGGATAGGCTCATCAGTTTCATGTCACCTAGGTGGATATGTActaggggagggaaaagggaaggggctTTCCTCATTAGCACTTGTAATGTTACTGTGGATAGAGCCATCTCCTCTTGGGTTCTCTGGAGCTCAAGGGGCTGAGGAACAGGACCAAGAGGCTGTTAGCATGCAAGGGAAGGTCATGGTGGTGACTGAACCACTGTCTCCCTGGGGCAGGTAGTCCCTCAGGAGTGCTGTGTGCTGGATGATGGCCACTCAAGCAGACAGGACTGGGCCCCCCTGTGAAGGAGGGAAGTTGCTGGACATTGACATATTGCCCAAAGCAAAAGCCTCAGCATGGCCTTGGGAGTCTGAAGTGTCAAGGAAGGTGGGGTAGGCAGGCCAGCCTTTCTGGTGTCTGTCTTCCTTTCAGCCTGACTGTGTTCACCTTCCGTCTGGCTTCATCACCTGCCCAGAAACACGCAAAGTGGACCAAATTTAACCCAAAGACCTGGAAAAATCTAGCTCTTCCACTTCTTACCTTGTGCTGTTGGACAATGATCATCTATAAAGGAGTGATGATAATTAGTTCTACTTTGTTTTGTGTGGTGGCTGTGTGCTGTGTATATGTGTTGTACATGTGCATTGTACGTATGTGCATAATGATAAAAAGAACTAAGAAACAAGGAATGGTCAAGTACTAAGCCTGGGATCAAGAGGTGCTCAGGGAAAGCTGACTGTCAATCAAAAAGTCAAACCTGCACATTTCCCACCACTACTTCCTGGTAGTGGTAGCGGGCAAGGACTCTTCTGGGTCTCCTGTATCGCCTACGGTGGCGCCGAGGTCCTTGGCTGAAGAAAAGGTAGTTGATGTAGACATACTCCATTAAGGACAGGAACACGAAGAACAAGCACACAAGGATGTAGATGTCAATGGCCTTGATATAGGAAATGTGGGGGAGTCTATCCCGCATATGTGAGTCGATGGTGGTCAGAACAAGGATTGAAGTCAGGCCTACAAACAACACAGCACAGGTTTAGTCTCCTTTGAAGTTCTTGGCAAGCTATTGCACCTATATCCCATAGGATGGGAGCAAACACTATGTTTGGGGTAGTGTCTTTACCCATGTGCCCTGCTTGTTTCTTCTCCCCCATTTTTAAACTCAGCATATGCTTCACTGTGATTTATAACTCTGCCTCCACCTTGCCTTATTTGCCTTCCAGTACTCAGGACTTCCTATAGTATTTGGAGAAGTTTTGTGAAACCTAAAACATTATACACATATAAAGGTTTAGCCCAGAATGTGCTTCTAAAGAAAGAGGCTATCCAAAAGATGGTGAAGACAAACCAGGGAGCTAATCTCcttattcaaaatgttttcatgGCTCCCCATGCTTCAACATGAACCTCAAAATCTTCCTGAGTATTTCCAGGCTCTCTTTTGGCTGCTTTCCTCATCTTTCCAGGCTCTGTCCCAGGCATCTTGCAGTTTAATCCACTTTTAAGGTACATCTGCCTTTAATCAGTCATTTACTTTTTGGGGACTGTCAAATCTTAAATCTGTGCCTTAAAGCCTACTTCAGATGAGATTGGGTGCGTTCAGGGTGGTATAGCCATAGACTTAAAACCTACTTCAAAAAACTCTTTTGTGGTATAGTTAATTTCAGCCAGCAAAACCTGGGTCACTTCCTTTTCTGGACTCTGAGAGCTTGTATCTCCACATTCTACTAGACACTTGTCAAGGGCATTCCTCTAGAAGCCCTCTGCTGCAGAGTAGAATGTTTTGATATATTGCTTAATCAAATGTTTATTATACATGTCTTATCTAAATGTATTACTTGTCTACCTTTTCCTGATTTAACAAATGTAGCcacatattcaataaataatgaaTCCTGGTACTTTGAGCCTAACATGCCAAGACAATCTCTGATGTTTTTTTCATCCATGTTTCCAATGTCAGTCTGTCCATTGAGGACTGGATGAGCACCTCTACAACACATATTAGAAAAATTCCTGTTTCCTTCTCTACACAGCATACACATGGTTCCCttccttactcttttttttttcctgagaaagatGACTCAAAATTTCTCCTTGGGATGGAGACAGGACTTACCAATTGtcaccctggctgcagaggaaTCATAGTTCATCCAAAATGATATCCAAGAGAGGATGGTGGTGAGGACAGTGGGCCAATAAACCTGTACAAGGTAGGTGCTGAATTCCCTCTGAACCTGGAACTTTAGTATCAGGCGCATGTAGGAACCTGGAAGGAGACACCCTGGTAATCAGACCCATGTGACATAGAAATtgctctccctcctttcttccttactTCTTTGATCCATGTTGGCTGAAGTTTGGGAATGGAAGAGATAGGCTGCAAATATGGAGGCTGAACAGCCCTGAAGGGAGCACAAATCCTTTTCATATACAGAGGTAAGCCATGGGGACTTCATCAAGGCAGGTTGGAATGTGTCAAGAATGAGGGAAACAGAAAGGAGGCAACATATAGCATAGGGGTCAAAGGCAGAAGTCCCCAGGATTTTATAGGGGTGTGAAGGGcccaaaaaagagagaaggaagggcagACCCACCTGTATAGAAGTACACCTCCTTGCTAGTAATCGTCCTtcccaagaaagaaaactgagggATATGCAGCTCCTCAGTCATGTGGATGGCATTCTCATTGTCTTCCCAGGATAAGACAACATCTTCAACCGTGTAGCCATCTGGGGAGCGGAGAGAAACGTAGTCTCAGAAAATAGGCACAGTCAGATTTCATGCCAGAGCAGTCTGTGAAAACCAGAGTGTGTGTAAAATTTGCAATCTTGGGGGATTGTTTATGGTTTGCTCAGTTTGTGCATGGGTGAAAAAGTCTGAACACTTAGAAAAAGAACTTTCACTTTGGAGTTTCTTTGCCAGGAAGGAAAA
This sequence is a window from Ictidomys tridecemlineatus isolate mIctTri1 chromosome X, mIctTri1.hap1, whole genome shotgun sequence. Protein-coding genes within it:
- the Gabrq gene encoding gamma-aminobutyric acid receptor subunit theta produces the protein MGIRGMLRAAALLLLIRTWLAESSDPSPTPKFHFEFSSTMPEVVLDLFNCKNCANEAMVHKILDRVLSNYDVRLRPNFGGAPVPVKISIYVSSIEQISETNMDYTITMIFHQTWKDSRLAYYETNLNLTLDYQMHEKLWVPDCYFVNSKDAFVHDVTVENRVFQLHPDGTVQYGIRLTTTAACSLDLHKYPLDKQACKLEVESYGYTVEDVVLSWEDNENAIHMTEELHIPQFSFLGRTITSKEVYFYTGSYMRLILKFQVQREFSTYLVQVYWPTVLTTILSWISFWMNYDSSAARVTIGLTSILVLTTIDSHMRDRLPHISYIKAIDIYILVCLFFVFLSLMEYVYINYLFFSQGPRRHRRRYRRPRRVLARYHYQEVVVGNVQDGLINMEDGFGSLPTTPAQAPLASPESLGSLASTSERAQLAIPESLSPLSSLSGQAQLATGESLSDLPSTSQQALHGYGIHFNGFHSDDTITPTEIRNRAEALDHAKSYDDEDSEDDLSLDENHGHGSSRKRMMYRGQSCVLEGGWDLDEIQSFHDDINVESRSLDLEDQRRSDTHSIWSLDDEELMAGDQENDSSSESEDSCPPSPGCSFNEGFSFYVFSPSRVPKIDKWSRFLFPLSFGLFNVVYWLYHMY